In a single window of the Micromonospora inositola genome:
- the infA gene encoding translation initiation factor IF-1 — translation MPKKDGAIEIEGRVIEPLPNAMFRVELANGHKVLAHISGKMRQHYIRILPEDRVVVELSPYDLTRGRIVYRYK, via the coding sequence ATGCCGAAAAAAGACGGAGCCATCGAGATCGAGGGTCGGGTCATCGAGCCCCTGCCGAACGCCATGTTCCGGGTGGAGCTCGCGAACGGTCACAAGGTGCTGGCTCACATCAGCGGCAAGATGCGGCAGCACTACATCCGCATCCTGCCGGAGGACCGGGTCGTCGTCGAACTCTCGCCGTACGACCTGACCCGCGGGCGCATCGTCTACCGCTACAAGTAA
- the rpmJ gene encoding 50S ribosomal protein L36: MKVKPSVKRICNNCRVIRRHGRVMVICSSDPRHKQRQG, from the coding sequence GTGAAGGTCAAGCCGAGCGTCAAGAGGATCTGCAACAACTGCCGGGTTATTCGCCGGCACGGCCGGGTCATGGTCATCTGCAGCAGCGACCCGCGCCACAAGCAGCGCCAGGGCTGA
- the rpsM gene encoding 30S ribosomal protein S13: MARLAGVDLPREKRMEIALTYIFGVGRTRALETLAATGISPDKRARDLTDEELVQLRNHIEGNYKVEGDLRREVAADIRRKVEIGCYAGIRHRRGLPVRGQRTKTNARTRKGPKRTVAGKKKPGKK, encoded by the coding sequence ATGGCACGTCTAGCCGGCGTGGATCTCCCCCGCGAGAAGCGGATGGAGATCGCGCTCACCTACATCTTCGGGGTCGGTCGTACCCGCGCCCTGGAGACGCTCGCCGCCACCGGCATCTCGCCGGACAAGCGCGCTCGGGACCTCACGGACGAGGAGCTGGTCCAGCTCCGCAACCACATCGAGGGCAACTACAAGGTAGAAGGCGACCTGCGCCGCGAGGTCGCCGCTGACATCCGCCGCAAGGTCGAGATCGGCTGCTACGCGGGTATCCGGCACCGCCGGGGCCTGCCCGTTCGTGGCCAGCGGACCAAGACCAACGCGCGGACCCGGAAGGGCCCGAAGCGGACCGTCGCCGGCAAGAAGAAGCCCGGCAAGAAGTAA
- the rpsK gene encoding 30S ribosomal protein S11, whose amino-acid sequence MPPKARAGAAVKKVRRKERKNVAHGQAHIKSTFNNTIVSITDPTGAVISWASAGQVGFKGSRKSTPFAAQLAAEAAARRAMDHGMRKVDVFVKGPGSGRETAIRSLQAVGLEVGQISDVTPQPHNGCRPPKRRRV is encoded by the coding sequence ATGCCACCGAAGGCTCGTGCCGGAGCCGCCGTCAAGAAGGTCCGGCGCAAGGAACGCAAGAACGTCGCCCACGGGCAGGCGCACATCAAGAGCACCTTCAACAACACCATCGTGTCGATCACGGACCCGACCGGTGCGGTCATCTCCTGGGCCTCCGCCGGCCAGGTCGGCTTCAAGGGCTCGCGCAAGTCGACCCCGTTCGCCGCGCAGCTGGCCGCCGAGGCCGCCGCGCGTCGGGCGATGGATCACGGCATGCGCAAGGTCGACGTGTTCGTCAAGGGCCCCGGCTCCGGCCGGGAGACCGCCATCCGTTCGCTGCAGGCCGTCGGGCTGGAGGTCGGGCAGATCTCCGACGTCACCCCGCAGCCGCACAACGGGTGCCGTCCGCCGAAGCGTCGCCGGGTCTGA
- the rpsD gene encoding 30S ribosomal protein S4 — MARYTGADCRRCRREKMKLFLKGSKCDGPKCPFESRPFPPGQHGRGRTKETEYLLQLREKQKARRVYGVLEKQFRGYYEEAVGKQAKTGEVLLQILESRLDNVVYRAGFATSRDMARQLVKHGHFTVNGKKVDIPSYRVKEHDIIEVRGKSKELTPFIVAQAQAGSKSVPAWLEAIPSQMKVLVHSLPARQVIDTQVQEQLIVELYSK, encoded by the coding sequence ATGGCTCGTTACACCGGTGCTGACTGCCGCCGTTGCCGGCGGGAGAAGATGAAGCTGTTCCTCAAGGGCAGCAAGTGCGATGGTCCGAAGTGCCCGTTCGAGTCCCGGCCGTTCCCGCCCGGACAGCACGGCCGCGGCCGCACCAAGGAGACGGAGTACCTGCTCCAGCTCCGTGAGAAGCAGAAGGCCCGCCGCGTCTACGGCGTGCTGGAGAAGCAGTTCCGCGGTTACTACGAGGAGGCCGTGGGCAAGCAGGCCAAGACCGGTGAGGTCCTCCTGCAGATCCTCGAGTCGCGGCTGGACAACGTGGTCTACCGGGCCGGCTTCGCCACCTCCCGGGACATGGCCCGCCAGCTGGTCAAGCACGGCCACTTCACCGTGAACGGCAAGAAGGTCGACATCCCGTCGTACCGCGTCAAGGAGCACGACATCATCGAGGTCCGGGGCAAGAGCAAGGAGCTCACCCCGTTCATCGTGGCGCAGGCTCAGGCCGGCTCCAAGAGCGTTCCGGCGTGGCTCGAGGCCATCCCCAGCCAGATGAAGGTTCTCGTGCACTCGCTCCCGGCCCGCCAGGTGATCGACACCCAGGTCCAGGAGCAGCTGATCGTCGAGCTCTACTCCAAGTAA
- a CDS encoding DNA-directed RNA polymerase subunit alpha encodes MLISQRPSLSEESINETRSRFTIEPLEPGFGYTLGNSLRRTLLSSIPGAAVTSIKIDGVLHEFTTIPGVKEDVVELVMNIKELCVSSEHDEPVSMYLRKQGPGDVTAGDIQPPAGVSVHNPDLKLATLNGKGRLDMELTVERGRGYVTAAQNKQAGAEIGRIPVDSIYSPVLKVTYRVEATRVEQRTDFDRLIIDVETKPSMGPRTALASAGSTLVELFGLARELDETAEGIDIGPSPQDAQLAADLALPIEELDLTVRSYNCLKREGINSVGELIGRTEADLLDIRNFGQKSIDEVKMKLAGMGLGLKDSAPNFDPAHVVDAFGEADYDTDDYRETEQL; translated from the coding sequence ATGCTCATCAGCCAGCGACCGTCTCTCTCCGAAGAGTCGATCAACGAGACCCGCTCCCGGTTCACCATCGAGCCGCTGGAGCCGGGCTTCGGCTACACCCTGGGCAACTCGCTGCGTCGTACGCTGCTGTCGTCCATCCCGGGCGCGGCGGTCACCTCGATCAAGATCGACGGTGTGCTGCACGAGTTCACCACGATCCCCGGTGTCAAGGAGGACGTGGTCGAGCTCGTCATGAACATCAAGGAGCTCTGCGTCAGCTCCGAGCACGACGAGCCGGTCAGCATGTACCTGCGCAAGCAGGGCCCGGGCGACGTGACCGCCGGTGACATCCAGCCCCCGGCCGGTGTCTCGGTGCACAACCCGGACCTGAAGCTCGCCACCCTGAACGGCAAGGGCCGGCTCGACATGGAGCTGACCGTCGAGCGGGGCCGGGGCTACGTCACGGCCGCGCAGAACAAGCAGGCCGGCGCCGAGATCGGCCGGATCCCGGTCGACTCGATCTACTCGCCGGTGCTCAAGGTGACGTACCGCGTCGAGGCGACCCGCGTCGAGCAGCGGACCGACTTCGACCGGCTGATCATCGATGTCGAGACCAAGCCGTCGATGGGCCCGCGTACCGCGCTGGCCTCGGCCGGCTCGACGCTGGTGGAGCTCTTCGGGCTGGCCCGGGAGCTGGACGAGACCGCCGAGGGCATCGACATCGGGCCGTCCCCGCAGGACGCCCAGCTGGCGGCGGACCTGGCTCTGCCGATCGAGGAGCTGGACCTCACCGTCCGCTCCTACAACTGCCTCAAGCGCGAGGGCATCAACTCCGTTGGTGAGCTCATCGGGCGTACCGAGGCCGACCTCCTCGACATCCGGAATTTCGGTCAGAAGTCGATCGACGAGGTCAAGATGAAGCTCGCCGGGATGGGTCTCGGGCTGAAGGACTCGGCTCCGAACTTCGACCCGGCGCACGTCGTGGACGCCTTCGGCGAGGCCGACTACGACACCGACGACTACCGCGAGACCGAGCAGCTCTAG
- the rplQ gene encoding 50S ribosomal protein L17, which translates to MPTPTKGPRLGGSPAHERLMLANLATALFQHGKIQTTETKARRLRPLAEQLITKAKRGDLAARRRVLGVVKDKDVVYALFDQIAPRYANRNGGYTRIVKTGPRKGDAAPMAIIELVEELQVAEPKANKKTAARKAAQQDKVEALAPAEETPASAPADQDSEPPISAAGDTAQAREDDDEANETKA; encoded by the coding sequence ATGCCCACGCCCACCAAGGGCCCCCGCCTCGGCGGCAGCCCCGCTCACGAGCGGCTGATGCTGGCCAACCTGGCCACCGCGCTGTTCCAGCACGGCAAGATCCAGACCACCGAGACGAAGGCCCGGCGGCTGCGTCCGCTGGCCGAGCAGCTCATCACCAAGGCCAAGCGCGGCGACCTCGCCGCGCGGCGGCGGGTGCTGGGCGTCGTCAAGGACAAGGACGTGGTCTACGCCCTGTTCGACCAGATCGCGCCCCGGTACGCCAACCGCAACGGTGGCTACACCCGGATCGTGAAGACCGGTCCGCGCAAGGGTGACGCCGCTCCGATGGCGATCATCGAGCTCGTCGAGGAGCTGCAGGTCGCCGAGCCGAAGGCGAACAAGAAGACCGCCGCCCGCAAGGCCGCCCAGCAGGACAAGGTCGAGGCCCTCGCCCCGGCCGAGGAGACCCCGGCGTCGGCCCCGGCCGACCAGGACTCCGAGCCGCCGATCTCGGCCGCTGGCGACACGGCCCAGGCGCGCGAGGACGACGACGAGGCCAACGAGACCAAGGCCTGA
- the truA gene encoding tRNA pseudouridine(38-40) synthase TruA — protein sequence MDERTRLRLDVSYDGTDFSGWAAQPTRRTVAGVLVETLDLVLGAGTATGLTVAGRTDAGVHATGQVCHLDLPTAVWREHEVRLLRRLARLLPTDVRVWAMTEVPADFDARFSATFRRYEYRVTDAPWGAEPLRRRDTLAWPKPLDLAALNAAAAGLVGEHDFAAYCRRKENATTLREVTRLDWRRDPDGILVATVQADAFCQAMVRSLVGAMLVAGDGRRPVGWPASLLTRRERSSEVTVAAAHGLTLVAVGYPDDPAGYARRADLTRRLRVPVVEG from the coding sequence GTGGACGAGCGGACCCGGCTGCGGCTGGACGTCTCGTACGACGGCACCGACTTCTCCGGCTGGGCCGCCCAGCCGACCCGGCGCACCGTCGCCGGGGTGCTCGTCGAGACGCTGGACCTGGTGCTCGGTGCGGGCACCGCGACCGGGCTGACCGTGGCCGGCCGGACCGACGCCGGCGTGCACGCCACCGGGCAGGTCTGCCACCTCGACCTGCCCACCGCCGTGTGGCGGGAGCACGAGGTCCGGCTGCTGCGCCGGCTGGCCCGGCTGCTCCCCACCGACGTTCGGGTCTGGGCGATGACCGAGGTTCCGGCCGACTTCGACGCCCGCTTCTCGGCGACCTTCCGTCGCTACGAGTACCGGGTCACCGACGCCCCCTGGGGTGCCGAGCCGCTGCGCCGCCGCGACACCCTGGCCTGGCCCAAGCCGTTGGACCTGGCCGCGTTGAACGCCGCCGCGGCCGGCCTCGTCGGGGAGCACGACTTCGCCGCGTACTGCCGGCGGAAGGAGAACGCCACCACGCTGCGCGAGGTGACCCGGCTGGACTGGCGGCGCGACCCGGACGGCATCCTGGTCGCCACGGTGCAGGCCGACGCGTTCTGCCAGGCGATGGTGCGCAGCCTGGTCGGCGCGATGCTGGTGGCCGGGGACGGCCGCCGGCCGGTCGGGTGGCCGGCGAGCCTGCTCACCCGCCGGGAACGCTCCAGCGAGGTCACCGTGGCGGCGGCCCACGGGCTGACCCTGGTCGCGGTCGGCTACCCGGACGATCCGGCCGGGTACGCCCGCCGCGCCGACCTGACCCGCCGGCTCCGGGTGCCGGTGGTCGAGGGCTGA
- a CDS encoding class I SAM-dependent methyltransferase, whose product MTGDHYFTAEPTTAAQPREVEFSAAGRDFNLTSAGGVFSADRLDPGTAVLLRKAELPSPGETGPLLDLGCGFGPITCVLATCAPGATVWAVDVNERARALTAANAARVGAADRVRVAAPDDVPADLAFAELWSNPPIRIGKAELHELLRRWLPRLAPEGVAWLVVARHLGGDSLHRWLVEQGWQVERHASQKGYRVLRVTR is encoded by the coding sequence GTGACCGGCGACCACTACTTCACCGCTGAACCCACGACCGCGGCCCAACCGCGCGAGGTCGAGTTCTCCGCCGCTGGGCGCGACTTCAACCTCACCTCGGCCGGCGGCGTCTTCTCCGCCGACCGCCTCGACCCCGGCACCGCAGTGCTGCTGCGCAAGGCGGAGCTGCCGTCGCCCGGCGAGACCGGGCCGCTGCTCGATCTGGGATGCGGATTCGGCCCGATCACCTGCGTGCTCGCCACCTGCGCCCCGGGCGCCACCGTCTGGGCGGTCGACGTCAACGAGCGGGCCCGCGCCCTCACCGCCGCCAACGCCGCGCGGGTCGGCGCGGCCGACCGGGTGCGGGTGGCGGCCCCGGACGACGTTCCGGCGGACCTCGCCTTCGCCGAGCTCTGGTCCAACCCGCCGATCCGGATCGGCAAGGCCGAGCTGCACGAGCTGCTGCGCCGCTGGCTGCCCCGGCTCGCCCCGGAAGGCGTCGCCTGGCTGGTCGTCGCCCGGCACCTCGGCGGCGACTCGCTGCACCGCTGGCTCGTCGAGCAGGGCTGGCAGGTGGAACGGCACGCCAGCCAGAAGGGCTACCGGGTGTTGCGGGTCACCCGGTAA
- a CDS encoding ABC-F family ATP-binding cassette domain-containing protein, with protein MGYVDVAAVGHILPDGRELFSDVSFRVGEGAKVALVGPNGAGKTTLLRMVAGDLPVKTGAVARSGGLGVMRQFIGMIGDDTTLADLALSLAPPALRAAGRQLVVTEAAMRDAEVRGKYSTAAGKAQLAYADALAAWGEVGGYDGEVLFDTVATIVLDLPWDSARERPVRTLSGGQQKRFALELLLRGTDEVLLLDEPDNFLDVPGKRWLEARLRESGKSVLYVSHDRELLAQTADRVVAVEGGSAWVHPGGFASWYEARVARHARLDELRKRWDEEHQKLRELVLMYKQKAAYNSDMASRYQSAQTRLRKFEEAGPPPVPPKDQDIRMRLTGGRTGKRAVIAAQLELDGLTYPFDLEIWYGDRVAVLGANGTGKSHFLRLLARGGTDPEPANTPVDGAGALAPVTHDGVVRLGARVRPGHFSQTHDRPELMAKTLVDILWRGDEHRAGMDRHAAMAALSRYELAGQGDQRFGTLSGGQQARFLVLLLELSGATLLLLDEPTDNLDLASAEALEAGLTAFEGTVIAVTHDRWFTRSFDRFVLFRGDGEVVETTEPVWDVK; from the coding sequence GTGGGATACGTGGACGTGGCAGCGGTCGGGCACATCCTGCCCGACGGTCGGGAGCTCTTCTCCGACGTGTCGTTCCGGGTCGGTGAGGGCGCCAAGGTGGCCCTGGTCGGGCCGAACGGCGCCGGCAAGACGACCCTGCTGCGGATGGTCGCCGGTGACCTGCCGGTGAAGACCGGCGCGGTCGCCCGCTCCGGCGGCCTCGGCGTGATGCGGCAGTTCATCGGCATGATCGGGGACGACACCACGCTCGCCGACCTGGCGCTGTCGCTCGCCCCGCCGGCGCTGCGCGCCGCCGGCCGCCAGCTCGTCGTCACCGAGGCGGCCATGCGGGACGCCGAGGTCCGCGGCAAGTACAGCACCGCCGCCGGCAAGGCCCAGCTCGCGTACGCGGACGCGCTCGCGGCCTGGGGCGAGGTCGGCGGGTACGACGGCGAGGTGCTCTTCGACACCGTCGCCACGATCGTGCTCGACCTGCCCTGGGACTCCGCCCGGGAGCGGCCCGTCCGGACCCTCTCCGGCGGCCAACAGAAGCGCTTCGCCCTGGAACTGCTGCTCCGCGGCACCGACGAGGTGCTGCTCCTCGACGAGCCGGACAACTTCCTCGACGTGCCCGGCAAGCGGTGGCTGGAGGCCAGGCTGCGGGAATCCGGCAAGTCGGTGCTCTACGTCTCGCACGACCGGGAGCTGCTGGCCCAGACCGCCGACCGGGTGGTCGCGGTCGAGGGCGGCAGCGCCTGGGTGCACCCGGGCGGGTTCGCGAGCTGGTACGAGGCGCGGGTGGCCCGGCACGCCCGCCTCGACGAGCTCCGCAAGCGCTGGGACGAGGAACACCAGAAGCTGCGCGAGCTGGTGCTGATGTACAAGCAGAAGGCCGCGTACAACTCCGACATGGCCTCGCGGTACCAGTCCGCGCAGACCCGGTTGCGCAAGTTCGAGGAGGCCGGGCCGCCCCCCGTACCGCCCAAGGACCAGGATATCCGGATGCGCCTCACCGGCGGGCGGACCGGCAAGCGCGCGGTGATCGCCGCGCAGCTTGAGCTCGACGGCCTGACCTACCCCTTCGACCTGGAGATCTGGTACGGCGACCGGGTCGCGGTGCTCGGCGCGAACGGCACGGGGAAGTCCCACTTCCTCCGGCTGCTCGCCCGGGGCGGCACCGACCCGGAGCCGGCCAACACCCCGGTCGACGGGGCGGGCGCGCTCGCGCCGGTCACCCACGACGGGGTGGTGCGGCTCGGCGCCCGGGTCCGGCCCGGGCACTTCTCGCAGACCCACGACCGGCCCGAGCTGATGGCGAAGACGCTGGTCGACATCCTGTGGCGGGGCGACGAGCACCGCGCCGGGATGGACCGGCACGCGGCCATGGCCGCGCTCAGCCGGTACGAGCTGGCCGGCCAGGGTGACCAGCGGTTCGGCACCCTCTCCGGCGGGCAGCAGGCGCGGTTCCTGGTGCTGCTGCTGGAGCTGTCCGGGGCGACCCTGCTGCTGCTCGACGAGCCGACGGACAACCTCGACCTGGCCTCCGCCGAGGCGTTGGAGGCGGGGCTGACCGCGTTCGAGGGGACCGTGATCGCGGTGACCCACGACCGGTGGTTCACCCGCTCCTTCGACCGGTTCGTGCTGTTCCGGGGCGACGGCGAGGTGGTGGAGACGACTGAGCCGGTCTGGGACGTGAAGTGA
- a CDS encoding aldo/keto reductase — translation MDLVTEMTYRRLGDSGLVVSVVGIGCNNFGRKLDLDGTRAVVDGALDAGINFFDTADIYGEPQGGSEELLGQALKGRRDDVVVATKFGMDMHGLNGPDFGARGARRYIARAVEASLRRLGTDHIDLYQMHEPDPGTPIDETLAALDDLVRAGKVRYLGNSNFAGWQIADADWTASSQGRARFISAQNHYSLLERSVEAEVIPACERFGLGMLPFFPLANGLLTGKYKRGEAPPAGSRLSGGGRYAERLAAADWDTIEAIEAYAAERGITTLQVAIGGLAARPAVTSVIAGATTPEQVRANAEAGTWQPTDEDLDALDAIL, via the coding sequence GTGGATCTCGTGACTGAGATGACCTACCGCCGGTTGGGCGACTCCGGGCTCGTGGTGTCCGTGGTCGGCATCGGCTGCAACAACTTCGGCCGCAAGCTCGACCTCGACGGCACCCGGGCGGTGGTGGACGGCGCCCTCGACGCCGGGATCAACTTCTTCGACACCGCCGACATCTACGGCGAGCCGCAGGGCGGCTCCGAGGAACTGCTCGGCCAGGCGCTCAAGGGCCGCCGGGACGACGTCGTGGTCGCCACCAAGTTCGGCATGGACATGCACGGCCTCAACGGCCCGGACTTCGGCGCCCGCGGCGCCCGCCGCTACATCGCCCGCGCGGTCGAGGCGTCGCTGCGCCGGCTCGGCACCGACCACATCGACCTGTACCAGATGCACGAGCCCGACCCCGGCACCCCGATCGACGAGACCCTCGCCGCGCTGGACGACCTGGTGCGGGCCGGCAAGGTCCGCTACCTCGGCAACTCGAACTTCGCCGGCTGGCAGATCGCCGATGCCGACTGGACCGCCTCCTCCCAGGGGCGGGCCCGCTTCATCAGCGCGCAGAACCACTACTCGCTGCTGGAGCGGTCCGTCGAGGCCGAGGTGATCCCCGCGTGCGAACGGTTCGGCCTCGGCATGCTGCCGTTCTTCCCGCTCGCCAACGGGCTGCTCACCGGCAAGTACAAGCGCGGCGAGGCGCCGCCAGCCGGCAGCCGGCTCTCCGGCGGCGGCCGGTACGCCGAGCGCCTGGCCGCCGCGGACTGGGACACCATCGAGGCGATCGAGGCGTACGCCGCGGAGCGCGGGATCACCACGCTCCAGGTGGCCATCGGCGGGCTGGCCGCCCGCCCCGCGGTGACCTCGGTGATCGCCGGCGCCACCACGCCCGAGCAGGTGCGCGCCAACGCCGAGGCGGGCACCTGGCAGCCGACCGACGAGGACCTCGACGCCCTCGACGCCATCCTCTGA
- the thiE gene encoding thiamine phosphate synthase — MPPLGRLHLITDTRPGRDPLAVLRAALPVARAELVVQVRVEDDATDRQAYELARRVVALCRPYGATCLVNDRLHVALAVDAAGGHVGAEDLPVRAARRVLGSTAVLGATAREPVSAAEAVAAGASYLGVGPCHLTGTKAGLPAPIGPAGVHAVAEAVEVPVIAIGGVTAASVPALRAAGAYGVAVVGALSGAPDPARAAAELLGALTC, encoded by the coding sequence GTGCCGCCCCTGGGACGACTGCATCTGATCACCGACACCCGGCCGGGGCGGGACCCGCTCGCGGTGCTGCGTGCCGCCCTGCCGGTGGCCCGCGCCGAACTGGTCGTCCAGGTCCGGGTGGAGGACGACGCCACCGATCGCCAGGCGTACGAGCTGGCCCGGCGGGTGGTCGCGCTCTGCCGGCCGTACGGGGCGACGTGCCTGGTCAACGACCGACTGCACGTGGCGCTCGCGGTCGACGCCGCGGGTGGGCACGTCGGCGCGGAGGACCTGCCGGTGCGGGCGGCCCGTCGGGTGCTCGGCTCGACCGCCGTGCTCGGGGCGACCGCGCGGGAGCCGGTGAGCGCCGCCGAGGCGGTCGCCGCCGGGGCCAGCTACCTGGGCGTGGGCCCCTGCCACCTCACCGGCACCAAGGCCGGTCTGCCCGCGCCGATCGGCCCCGCCGGGGTGCACGCGGTCGCCGAGGCGGTGGAGGTGCCGGTGATCGCCATCGGCGGAGTGACCGCCGCGAGCGTGCCCGCGCTGCGGGCCGCCGGGGCGTACGGGGTGGCGGTGGTCGGGGCGCTCTCCGGGGCCCCGGATCCCGCCCGCGCCGCCGCCGAACTGCTCGGGGCGCTGACGTGCTGA
- the thiO gene encoding glycine oxidase ThiO, producing MLTRPDVAVVGAGPVGLAIAWRCASRGLRVVVHDPAPGSGASHVAAGMLAPVAEAYFGEPELTGLLAESAARWPGFAAELAEAAGTGFGYRTEGTLVVGLTGDDLAEARRLWSYQQGLGLPITPLRPSELREREPALAPRVRGGAVAPGDHQVDPRRLVAALRAAAERAGVTLLPGRVAQLSDVDAGVTVVAAGCGAAALTGLPVRPVKGQVLRLRAPGRGAPGFRHVIRGYADGEAVYLVPRDGGEVVVGATVEERVDTEVTAGAVLRLLRAAVDLVPELAEYDLVEASAGLRPGTPDNAPIVGPLPGRPGVFAATGHHRHGIVLTPVTADLVADLIVTGEADPLLTPFRPDRFAAFPPADAGSPDPDCAGDGRFAGAGTPGPIGVGPTSEKEQTWN from the coding sequence GTGCTGACCCGACCGGACGTCGCCGTGGTGGGGGCGGGACCCGTCGGGCTGGCGATCGCCTGGCGCTGCGCGTCGCGTGGCCTGCGGGTGGTCGTGCACGATCCGGCCCCGGGTTCCGGGGCGTCGCACGTCGCGGCGGGGATGCTCGCGCCGGTGGCCGAGGCGTACTTCGGGGAGCCCGAGCTGACCGGGCTGCTCGCCGAGTCCGCCGCCCGCTGGCCGGGCTTCGCCGCCGAGCTGGCCGAGGCCGCCGGCACCGGATTCGGGTACCGCACCGAGGGCACGCTGGTGGTCGGGCTCACCGGCGACGACCTGGCCGAGGCGCGGCGGCTGTGGTCGTACCAGCAGGGGTTGGGGCTGCCGATCACGCCGCTGCGCCCGTCGGAGCTGCGGGAGCGCGAGCCGGCGCTGGCGCCGCGGGTGCGCGGCGGCGCGGTCGCCCCCGGCGACCACCAGGTCGACCCGCGGCGGCTGGTCGCCGCGCTGCGGGCGGCGGCCGAGCGGGCCGGGGTGACCCTGCTGCCGGGCCGCGTCGCCCAGCTGTCCGACGTGGACGCGGGCGTCACCGTCGTGGCGGCCGGCTGCGGGGCGGCGGCGCTCACCGGGCTGCCGGTCCGGCCGGTGAAGGGGCAGGTGCTCCGGCTCCGCGCGCCCGGTCGCGGCGCGCCGGGCTTCCGGCACGTGATCCGGGGGTACGCGGACGGCGAGGCGGTCTACCTGGTGCCCCGGGACGGCGGCGAGGTGGTGGTCGGGGCGACCGTCGAGGAGCGCGTCGACACCGAGGTGACCGCCGGAGCGGTGCTGCGGCTGCTCCGCGCCGCCGTCGACCTGGTGCCCGAGCTGGCCGAGTACGACCTGGTCGAGGCGTCCGCCGGGCTGCGCCCCGGCACGCCGGACAACGCGCCGATCGTCGGGCCGCTGCCCGGCCGACCCGGCGTGTTCGCCGCCACCGGGCACCACCGGCACGGCATCGTGCTCACCCCGGTCACCGCCGACCTGGTCGCCGACCTGATCGTCACCGGCGAGGCGGACCCGTTGCTGACGCCCTTCCGCCCGGACCGGTTCGCCGCTTTCCCGCCGGCCGACGCCGGCAGCCCCGATCCGGACTGCGCCGGCGACGGCCGGTTCGCCGGGGCCGGCACGCCCGGTCCGATCGGGGTCGGCCCGACGTCCGAGAAGGAGCAGACGTGGAACTGA
- the thiS gene encoding sulfur carrier protein ThiS, translating to MELTVNGAGRTVPGGATVADVVRAVTAQQRGLAVAVNGEVVPRGGWPATVLRDGDRVEVLSAAQGG from the coding sequence GTGGAACTGACCGTGAACGGGGCCGGGCGGACCGTGCCCGGCGGGGCGACGGTGGCGGACGTGGTCCGGGCGGTCACCGCCCAGCAGCGCGGCCTCGCGGTCGCGGTCAACGGCGAAGTGGTGCCGCGCGGCGGCTGGCCGGCGACGGTGCTGCGGGACGGCGACCGGGTCGAGGTGCTCAGCGCCGCCCAGGGCGGGTGA
- a CDS encoding thiazole synthase: MSAVTFTIGGETFGSRLILGTGGAANLHVLEQAIRASGTELVTLALRRVGTAPGTAGGLLDLLDRCAVQVLPNTAGCHTAIEAVKVARLAREAFDTDWVKLEVIGDERTLLPDGVELLRAAEELVADGFTVLPYTSDDPILARRLADVGCAAVMPAGAPIGSGLGVTNPHHIRLIRQSVAVPVILDAGIGTASDAALAMELGCDAVLLASAVTRAADPVAMATAMRYAVEAGRLAHDAGRIPRRFHALPSTPDEGRPAL; encoded by the coding sequence GTGAGCGCGGTGACCTTCACGATCGGCGGCGAGACGTTCGGCTCGCGGCTCATCCTGGGCACCGGCGGCGCGGCCAACCTGCACGTGCTGGAGCAGGCGATCCGCGCCTCCGGCACCGAGCTGGTCACCCTGGCGCTGCGCCGCGTCGGCACCGCCCCCGGCACCGCCGGCGGACTGCTCGACCTGCTCGACCGGTGCGCGGTGCAGGTGCTGCCGAACACCGCCGGCTGCCACACCGCCATCGAGGCGGTGAAGGTGGCCCGCCTGGCCCGGGAGGCGTTCGACACCGACTGGGTGAAACTGGAGGTGATCGGCGACGAGCGCACGCTGCTGCCCGACGGAGTGGAACTGCTGCGCGCCGCCGAGGAGCTGGTCGCCGACGGGTTCACCGTGCTGCCGTACACCTCGGACGATCCGATCCTGGCCCGCCGGCTCGCCGACGTGGGCTGCGCCGCGGTGATGCCGGCCGGGGCGCCGATCGGCTCCGGGCTGGGCGTCACGAACCCGCACCACATCCGGTTGATCCGGCAGAGCGTGGCCGTGCCGGTGATCCTGGACGCCGGCATCGGCACCGCCTCCGACGCGGCGCTCGCCATGGAGCTGGGCTGCGACGCGGTGCTGCTGGCCAGCGCGGTCACCCGGGCCGCCGACCCGGTGGCGATGGCCACCGCCATGCGGTACGCCGTCGAGGCCGGCCGCCTCGCTCACGACGCCGGCCGGATCCCCCGCCGCTTCCACGCCCTCCCCTCCACTCCCGACGAGGGAAGGCCCGCCCTGTGA